gaaaatatcagtgaCTTACATGTATACTTTGTAGAATGTCTGTTTCAAAAGGTACATTGAGGTTGcagtataaaatgtatttctttcttggaATAGGTATACAAAGTTTCAATGCTGCTGTCTACACCACTGACTGAAGTAGTTCCATATAGGTCTCTTTTTGACCTAATGATGTTAAGGGTTTGTGGAAATGAAAAGGAGCTTTTCTACCCAAAAGAGATTTGGACCACTGATTTAATATAAGTTAAAATGTGtgaaatttttttctcagaagtttacattgtatttttcaaaatgcagTGGAATTAGACTacaaatcaatttcttttttaaattctcactttctcagaaatcaaaccatgtatttttgttgttgttgttgtttttgagacagagtctcactctgtcacccaggctgagtgcagtggtacaatgacggctcaccacagccccaaccatgggctcaagtgatcctcccccctcagcctccctggtggcTGGGACTACGGATGTGcatcaacatgcccagctaatttttgcattttttgtaaaggcagagtttcaccatgttttgcaggctggtctcgaactgggctcaagcgatctacctgcctctgcctcccaaaatgctgggattacaggtgtcagccaccgtacccagctgaAAACCACATTTAAATAACCCACAAGCCAAACAAATTGcacaaaagaaattagaaaacatttgaaataatgataataaagatGCGATAAGTTAAACTGTGTAGGGTATAAGGAAACACTGTTGAAAAGGGAATTCTACAGCATAGACATTATTAGAATGTGACCAGGAATAAGTGTGCCTTTAAGATCCTTAACTCTCTTCTTGTCTCCTATTTTTGTTCTCTCTCAGCTtctccttgtttatttttgtttctgtctgtATAGTCCCCTACCTCTCTAACCCCCTTTCTTTCACCATGCTTTCTTTACAGAGCTTCTAACTTCTCTCAGCTTCTCCacttcattcttttctgtctttctagtTTCCAACTCTTCACTATTGTTCCCTTCAACAGTTCTTTcgtttcttctccctcttcctccctctttgttttctttttctctacttgtTTTACCCTCCTGGCTGttatctcctctccttctccatcCTCTTTTGGCTTCACCCCAGTTCTCTATCATTTTGCACCTCTCTAACatcccatcttttttctttctgctttctcttctctctattcttccctctttcttcctagtttcctctgtctgtttctctactccctctgtctctccctccctgagTCTCAACTCTGTGTCCCTGTTTGCCACCGTTGCTTTCTGTGTCCTCCTCTTCTGTGACCTCTCCTCCTACTTCGTCCAGCACCTTTCCTGCTTCCGTGCACTCTGTCTTTGGCCTGTTTCACTTGTAAGCTCTCTTGACTCCCtcactttttcttctgctttttccccatttgcctctcttttaaatttttatttttaattgaggtaaAAAAGATATAACAACGTTTATTATCTTAACCATTTCGAAGTGTACACAGTTCAGTCATGTTAAGTACATTCAAATTGTtgttcaatttcttcattttaaaaaattatgaaaacacatATTCTCTAAAAATTAGCGTCAGTTATCCAGGACTCAAAAAAAATTGCCTTCAACttccagtaaatatttaatattgtaggtctattgttttaaaaaagctttattttatgAAGTTTGGCTATAATGTAATAGCACTGGTTCCAGTCACATTGCActcattattttatatagtttaagtgattataaattgtatttttaataacctTCCTTGTTTTACCATTTCCATTTATTCCTTGGTTATTAAAATGTGCAATATTCAAATGCATTGctaaaaaataatattctaagTGTTCTTTCCCCTGTAGTTTGTTATGCCAGATTTTGGATAAGTAATGCTGCTTCTTTATTAATATTGAAACtgatttaacaaaaaatatttcatgaattgCTGAAATGACTGTTGATATCCTGCAGCAGTAGGCAGATGTAATCAAAGTAACAGTGATGAGCTCTTAGGAAGGTTTTCTCAAACAGAAATCCTAGCTTCAGCCTACAATTCTGAGTTACTCTCTTAAATTCTAGGCTGATTTCTCAGTTACTTGCAAAGTCCTCTCAATTAAAACTCTATCAGCCTGTAATCTAGTCATTTTATAGAGAggattgtttattattatttctgtcctGCCCTTTGAATGTTCTTAGGAACCTTACTCGAGGGACTACTCGCAGAAGGAGGTATTTCCTAATGGGTCCCGGGGGAGGTACTTTCTGATGGTTCTCATCACTTTTTTTCCATACTCATctattttaattagttttatcCAGTATATGCCCTTATAACTGCTTTCCCTCCTCTCTAGATGCATTCCTCAGAGGGGTTCTAACTTCCTAAATTCTGATTTATACCAATTACCATGTATCACTTCTCCTCCTTTATTTAGTATCTTTTCAGCTTTTGATTTGTTCCAACATTctggttgttctttttttttttttttttttttttttagacagtcttgctctgtcgcccaggctggagtgcggtggcataatctcggctcactgcaacctctgcctcctgggctcaagcgattctcctgcttcagcctcccaagtagctaggttacaggtgtctgccaccacacctggctaatttttgtattttgggtagagacagggtttcaccctgttggccaggctggtcacgaactcctgacctcaagtgatccgccaccttggcctcccaaagtgctgggattacagtcgtgagccaccatgcccagccctctggTTATTCTTCAGTGGGTTTCTAATTCCAGTTTGGTTATACAAAGATATAATGagatacctcttttttttttttttttttttttggagacagagttttgctcttgtagcccaggctggagtgcagtgacgtcacctgggctcactgcaacctctgcctttgggttcaagtcattctcctgcctcagcctcccaagtagctgggattacaggtgcctgtcatcatgcctggctaattttttgtatttttggcagagacagggtttcaccatgttggccaggctggtctcaaactcctgacctcaggtgatccacccacctcagcctcccaaagtgctgggattacagacatgagccaccacacccggctgagaTACATCTTTAGGATCTTAATACAGTGCCTGTCCAGTTAGTAAATGTGGGTGCTTTATTATAATTTtccatcacatcatatcatatgtGTAACTTATTATAAAGTGTAATAATCAAATTATCAAATGCCGTAGTTTTAATAGTTAGGCACTTAAGTACTTTTGATGAAAAGCTTATTGCTGGGTGGTTGGATGACACATTTACCCTTATTCTCTCCTCCTTAAGCTGACTGTAGAGCTCACGGTACATTAGTCAGTTTTTAATCAACTTGTCAGGATATAGCTAATGGGACgtatttttttccagttgaattttcttttcttttttttctgagacagagtctcactgtgtcacccaggctggagtgcagtggtcccatcttggctcactgcaacctctgacttccaggttcaagcaattctcctgcctcgacctctcgagtagctgggactgcaggtgcacaccaccacgctcacctaatttttgtattttgggtagagacgggattttgccatgttggccaggctgctcttgaactcttgacctcaggtgattgcctgcctcagcctcccaaagtgctgatattataggcataaaccactgcgcctggcccagttgAATTTTCAAGCGAAATAAAACCTTCAGACTCATTCATGACTAAGTGATTTTCTTCTTGTTAGTCAAACTGATTCTACTTGGCGTGTGTATGCGTATTAAGAGAAATCTATGTAGACCACCTCATTAAGTATTTTGAATTAATTCACTGCACTTCTGTTGAGAAACTCCTGAATTTGGATTTTATCCCAAGGCCCAATGTCCTGGGATTCTTCCAACAAATTCTTATTATTTCTAGTTTCCAAGATACAGTATTAGATCTGGTCACATATTCAGAACTCTGGGTTTAACCTTCTTTGGGCCATCTCATTGGCTGACCCATTGAGCTGCAGGGAAGACCCAGCAGGCACTGGTAGGGGCTGTGTGCGCAGCAGCACGACTCCCACACACCAGGTGTGGTGGGCTGCAGCCTGTGTCCAGGCTGACTCTCTTACAGGGGCAAAACTAAAACATGGTCATTACTAGAAAGTAGAAatcaggagtctgaagcagggATTCCAGATTGGGAATATAAGTCATCTATTTTGCTCTTGTAAAGGCTGATATATCTGTGACATGCTAACCCCAGAGACCACTGCCTTTGTGTCCACCTTTGCTCTCTAGGTGATCTTTATGGAGCCATAGGCTCTCCAGTGAGACTGACTCGCACCGTAGTGGTAGGGAAGCAGAAGGACTTGGTCCAGCGAATACTTTATGTCCTGACCTACTTTCTCCGTTGCTCTGAGCTACAAGAGAACCAGCTGACCTGGAGTGGCAATCACAGTGAAGGTGACCAAGTTTTAAATGGGAGCAAGATCATAACAGCCTTGGAGAAAGGAGAGGTGGAGGAGTCTGAGTATGTGGTCGTTACGGTGAGGAACGAGCCCGCTCTTGTACCCCCCATCCTACCACCAACAGCAGCTGAGAGACAGAACCCCTGGCCGGCAGGGTTTCCTGAGAGCCCAGAGGGCACTGACAGTAGAGACCTGGTTCTTAAACCTGACAAAGAAGCTAACAGGAGGCCAGAGCAGGGTTTTGAGGCTTGCAGCACAGGATGCCAGGGGCCAGCATCAGGTGCTTCCTGGAAACCTCAGAATGCATTTtgtggggaagaaaaaaataaagaggtacCACAAGATGGCTCTTCAAGACTTTCCAGCTGTGAAGTTTTGGGGGCAGGAATGAAGATGGACCAGCAAGCTGTCTGTGAGCCGTTGAAAGTGGAGATGTCTACGAGACTGCCAGACCGGTCAGTGGCCTGGCCTTGCCCTGACAGACATCTTTGGGAGAAACCTCCCACGGAAAAGGTCACTTTCCAGATAGGAAGCTCCACATCTCCAGAGTCTGACTTTGAAAGCCGCATGAAAAAAATGGAGGAACGGATGAAGGCCTGTAGCCCCTCCTTGGAGGCCAGGGAGGCTGCTGACACAGCTCAGGACCCGCAGATTTCTAGGAGCCCTTTCAAACCTGGCTTTCAGGAGAATGTCTGCTGTCCTCAGAATCGGCCTTCAGAGGGGGATGAAGGCGAGTCTGACAAGGGTTTTGCAGAGGACAGAGGCAGCAGAAACGACAAAGCAGCAGATGCTGCCGGGCAGCTCAGCCACGCTGCCGACTTGGACGCAGCCTCCCACCGCGCGGCAGGAACTGCCGGGGGAAGGCTGGAGGTGGCTACAGGTTTGTATgtgaaggctgaggaaggacctGTGCTGGAGCCTGTTGCCGCCAGCTGTGTCCAGCGGGGCCCTGGCCTCGTGGCTGCTGCAAATATCCCCTGTGGGGATGACAACAAGAAGGCCTACTTCAGGACTGAAGGAGACATTCCCCGAAATGAAAGCTCGGATAGCGCCCTGGGAGACAGTGACGATGAAGCCTGCACTTCAGCAATGCTAGATCTGGGTCACGGTGGTGACAGGACTGGAGGGTCCTTGGAAGTGGAGCTGCCTCTGCCAAGGTAACTCCGGCAGGCTGGGAAGTAGAGggaactgggttcaaatcccactttCCTGGCCTGATGCCTGTGATCGTGTTAGCTTCTACTGTTGTCTGCTTTACACACAGTATCTTTTTTTCCACAAAGTACTAGAAGTATTAATTTAATACAAACGGTTTCCCACCTGTCCTTCTTCCAAGGATGGTCACTGGCTTAGTACCACTGAGCTCACTGGGGCAGGTGGCCCGTGGTTGTCTTTGCAGCTATCATGACCCTCTGGGGAAGCTAAGGGATGTGGTGTAGATGGGGGAGGGAACAGGGAGTTTCATTTTCTGTCAACTGCAGGGAAGGTCCATGGCTGGCAGCAGATGCCTTGCTTCAGAGGTGGTGGATTACACTCGCCGTGTGGCCTCTCTCCTGCCGATCAGAGCAGCGTGAGGTGGTTGGGAAACAACACCTCTTCCTTAACACTCCATCAGGCTGATTATTTGCTCTGTGATGACTGAAAGCAGTAATTAgagatttcttctgtttcttccgCACTGTCGTGGGCACCACTCTGTGCAGATATGTCAGATTCCTAAAGCCAGGCTTTTGGCAAGAGCCCTTCCTGAGATATTTTCTTTTGTCAGTATATTGACACAGACTGCCTGGTGGAAGTCCAATATGAGGTACAAAAACAAACTCATGACCAGCCATGGATATAGTTTTTTCCCCCGCCAAccttccactttaaaaaaaactccCTTTTCTCCCACCTGTGATCCACTTACTGGAGAGTTGGTGACATGGGCCACCCtgaatctattttatttaccTGTGTCATTGGAGTGCTTGTACCAAttataatgaaagaagaaagtacATTTTCAGCTGTGCATTTTAATGGGCCACATGTTGTTTTAGGTCTCAGAGCATCAGCACCCAGAATGTAAGGAACTTTGGCCGCTCACTTCTGGCGGGCTACTGCCCCACATACATGCCTGATCTTGTGCTTCATGGGACTGGCAGTGACGAGAAGCTGAAGCAGTGCCTGGTGGCCGACCTCGTCCACACGGTCCATGTAAGTGATCCCAGCGTGGAGCCTCTGGCTGCTGACAGTGTGTCAGTCAAAGTCTTGGCCGACAACAGGTGTTTAGACTGAAGAGAGACTAGTTAAGGGATTGTTTATGGACATGTGGGCAGGGTTATGGGAACCAGCTAGGGCTAGTGAGGCACCTGGAGCCTAGCAGCAGCTGGAAGCTAGAAGCACACCTGGGCCTGACAGAGTAAGGGGAGGGAGCGTGACATCAGAGCCCTGGAGAGCCTGAGCCACGAGGAGGAGTAATGGCTGCAGGAGCAATGACGTTGGGGGGAAGGTGACTTCCTGCCATCCCTCCTCCCATTCTCTGATCTCTTTCTGGTGCCTCTCATTGGCTGAGCCCAGCTGAAAGCCAGAGAGCAGGGGCACAGCTGATGCAGACACAGCCTTGTGGTGCATCGAGGTCAGCCTCCTGGGGCCCAGAACAGGACAGAGAAGGGTAAAGAGCTGCTCTGGAAGTGGTGGGTTAGCAGATAGGCCGGGCAAATGGAATAAACAGCACAGATGATGACAATTATATGCTGTCACGGTGAGGACCAAAGAGATGTCACATATGGTTTGTTTTTTATCCGATGCTTAAACAAGTTcctaaaagtaatttattttaactgaTTTGTCATTAAGTTCACTTTGATGGCTGCATAAGGATGACTGTATAAAGATTAACAAGTCTTACTGGAAAATTGCCTCGTGGCTGCCATTAAGTGCTTTTCTGCTATCTGCAGTGCTACAGGAACTAAGCAGTTAAGGAAACTGTCAATCTGATGGGCCTGTTTTTAATTGAGCTGTTATTGGGCAGATGTGCAAAAATAGGCATTTTGTATTAGAAACATTTTGTATCTTGTGCAATAGGGAAAGTCCTCACTGCATTAAGAAAATCAGAATTTGGCCTATTACCTACCTCCTCGGccaacaagtatttttttttttgaggtggaacaAAAGGCATTGCATGTTATCTTTGGCCTTGAGCATCTCCTCTGTGAAGACTAAACATCAGACACAGGCTAAACAGGCTAAGTATATTTATGTGAAGTGGGAAAAAAACTCAGTAGTGAAGCAGATGTCCTCATAACCTCCCTCAATGGGGAGGGCAAAGAGATGAGGCTAGGGCCGTCCGAAGCTGGGGAAAGCCAGCCCAGTGTACATGTGTGTGGCCAAATGTTCCTAACCCCACCCCTGCTTTGTGGTCACATACCGCCCCTCACCAGGATGCTCCTGGAATGAAGCTATGAAGTGCTTTTGTCTCTATAAtatcataattatttaatatcagTAATTTCTCTTTATAGTTATGAACACCATCTAGTCATCATTTTATGAGTCCATGCATCAGTGACCCCTGTAAGAAAAATGCCCTCATTGTATAATGCTATCTAAGTTGTCCAAGATGATGTCTGATGCCTTggcagttccacaggctgtatttATGTGTGTTTGGTAACTGCCTGTAACATTAAGGCACCTTTTCTATCTGCATCTAATATTTATATTCACACATGCCAaactgtgaggttttttttttttcctgctctgctATCATTTTGATTTCCAAGAACCTTGGTGTTGCTTATTGGACCTTCCTTCCATGAAGCCCAGTGAGCTGCTTCTGACAGAGGTATCAAGAGACTACGGGGGAACTAACGGGATTGTCCTCAGTGACATCAGTTTTACCAGCTGGGGACTTTGTTTGAATGCCCTGGATTTACTCACTGACCACTCTGGAAATGCAATCTATTGATTTATAACCCTTCTTGAACTTATCTGTAAAACCATTcgtgaaatattttatatttccataggCTGGCAAgttctaatttttgtgtattagATTTTCATGGTGACCATCTGGCTCTATaattcttatatttgaaaaaacacaACCATGTTTATTCTGTCATTACTCTTCAAgctttttcatatttcattttcccttccttttgGACGGAGTGTTTTCACACtagcttttctcatttctttaaacTATGCAATCATCCTGAGAGATAGAAAGTTATTAAGCGTAATAACCTATATTGTGTCAAATTGTGGGTACATGCAAAGTGCAGCCACGCGTGGGTGTTAATAGGAAATTTCAAAGGGTtcataaaaatatcttcagaagtTTAATACATTCAGAATACATCCAATTAGCATTAGTGGATTTCTAATTTCACTTGACACATTCATCATAATGAGTTTTGCTTTTGAAGTTGTGTTCTGTTTAAACTGCCTCTCAGACTGGCGCTCTGGTCTATgacagtgctttttaaaaataataataataataacaaaaaaacagactTACTTTCAACATCCAtttacaaacatttgttgaaaaatattttagaagtatttgTTTAAACATTATACTGAATTTACTGCTCCATAAAGCCCAGTGAATATTTAAATTCTTGAGTATGTTGccagagaaagaagcagagatCCAAAAACAAGTATATGACCAGAGTTAGAGCTGAAATAATAGCTTGTTGAATAAGAGAAAATTGTAATAAATTGTTTTATCATAACTTGCTTTTTtgagttgggcacagtggctcacgcctgtaatcccagcaatttgagaggccaaggtgggtagatcacttgtgctcaggagttcaagatcagcttgggcgacatagcaagtcttcatctcaaaaatgaaatagcattttaaaaaataggaaaaaaacctattttttgaacattaatttcaGTGTTCATGCTAGATTTCAGGAGGCTTTGGTACTCCTAATTCTTTTTAGAGAAGGATTTTTAACTGTTTAAAAGCAATTGATTCCGGTTCTTGACCTCTTCTAGACCTGTGCACAATTTGGATTTTATAATCTGTCTTACATaaattaaatgtgtgtgtttgtttgttttagagatggggtcttcctgtattgcccaggctggactcgaactggGCTCTTGTgatcctgcctcattctcccaagtggccaggattataggcacaggccactgtacctggctctAAATGTACACTTTTGTAACTACTAGTTTGGAGTTTTTCTCTcattgagagattgctttgtaaAGCTTCCAATATTAAGAATTTTTGTGTACTTTTCTTATCCTAGTCTCTTAGGAAAGAAAGATATAGtaactttatttcattgattttcatttttattgctgactcTCACATATCAAGATTCagaagttctttaaatatttaaacacgTATTCTTGTTTAGTCCATATACTACCTCTTTTCTGTCATTTGAACTCTCTGCCTCCTAACATATAGGTTATACAGCTGCCTTAAATTAGTGTAAGGTAATAcggtttcagtttttttcttgccACATCTTGTgcattctttcctctgttttctttttggctttaaaTGGAAAGAGAGCGGGCATACGTGCCAGCAGCATTCTATGCCTGTGACTCCTGGGTAGCCTTTTCCCTCGCCTTTTTCCTCCTGTGTCTGTCCTGTGCATACTGCTGACGGGGGTACTGTTGAGGTTATTTTGGGGCAGTGTAAGGTGATGGAAGATCACTGACTTAGTGTCGATGGCTTGGGTTTGAACCCTGGTATTACCACTCCTTTGTTGATAATCTTAGGTAAATAAACTGGCATTGCTAAGCCccagaaaaatgtatttagtgGAACAGAAGAAATAGGATTCAGTGGTTAGGAAGTTAACGTCTGAAGCCAGACAAACCTAAGTTTGAATCATGGTTCACCCCTTAGTGGctttgtggccttgggcaagtttctgTAATTTTCTTATCTATACTGTGAACAGTACTTATGTCATAGGTTTGGTTTGAAGATTCTGTGAGATAATGCATATCAAGTGCTTAGCGCATAGCCTGGCACATtgctaagtgctcaataaatgtgggCCAGATGTGATAGCTCACCCCTGTAAagccagagctttgggaggccaaggtaggaggatccttcaagatcagtctggacaatatagcaaaatcccatctcttgcaaaaaaaaaaaaaaaaaaaaaaaaaaataggcatggtggcacatgcctatagtcccagctacccaggagactgggGCAGAAGGATTGTTTAAGCCAGAtgttcaatgctgcagtgagctatgatcattgccattgcactccatcctgggcaacagaatgagacctcatctcagtaaataataataataataataataataataatatatgtgaaagtgctttgtaaattatACAGCAATATATCATGTTTTCAATATGGGAGAGCAGAATAACAACcattattttagtaaaaatgaaaattactgtTAGAGTTAAGAAAGCAATATATGGGGCgagcacggtgtctcatgcctgtaatcctagcacttgaaggctgaggcaggctgattgcctgagctcaggaattcctgaccagcctgggcaacatggtgaaaccccatctctactaaaatacgaaaaaaaaagtagctgggcgtggcagtatgcacctgtagtcccagctactcgagagactgagcaggagaattacttgaacccaggaggcagaggttgcagtgagctgagatcacaccactgcactccagcctgagcaacagaacgagactctgtctcaaaaaaaaagaaaaaaagagaaaagaaagctataTGTGTATGTACTTAAAGTTCTCCTAACTAGTCAGTGGCCTTGTCAATCCCAGGGGACTACTGTTAGGAATGACTGAACGGAACCTGTACACACATTCATTGAGTGCTGAAAACATTCACTTTTGCTTTGCCCAGGAGCAGAATGGACAGCTCTAACTCTGCAGGGCAGGGTCATCAAGACCGAAAATTAACACtacattttgatgtttttaaaaaaacaactatgCTCCAGGGCTTCAAGCATtttacagaataatttataaGATGAAGTAACCATTGGATACATCAGCCTCTTCCATTTAATTTTAAGCATAGCAACAGATTGACTCCAGAAATATCATGCAGGAATCAGTAGCACAGATAAAGAGCTTTGCTAAAAGCCTGGCTGTGATATATATATGCTCATGAATACCTAATTAGTCCATGCAGTGCAATCAACCTGTAGGACTATAAAAGAACAGCAAGTCCCTTCAAATGGTAAATCATTACTTAAGTAACACAGATAACATTAAATACCTCAGGTCAGCAACAACCTCAAAATCAATAAGATACAAAGAAAACATCTCTGTAAGGCAAATCCACTATTTTGGAACATCTCTCGTTGTTTTCTTTTCCCCGTGTTTGGATAATAAACATGGCAGTACCTCTGGCCTCTAGCACTGTCTTCAATAGCCACAGCCCTCACTGCAATACTACCTATGTCCATTGGCCTATGGAGCACTTTTACAACTATATATTTTGACCCATAAATGGGTTTTGATTACCAGTTTTTTTAATGATATAGAACTAAGATCATCACACATTAGGCTTATTGACTAATGAAAcctttgtattttgtgtgtgtgtatttatacacacatgcacacatgtcaCACTTGTATGCATATGGCTTGTCATGCCAGGTTATGTCATACAAGCATGCATGCCAGATCatgatgttaaaatatatttcttatcatGGATTGTGGTTAAACAAAACAATACTGATCTCTGGGTATCCCCAACTCCAATCTGAAATCATTGTGATTCTCTCACCTTCTCAATGTGACTAGTCTTTTTAAAGTTCCTTTTGATCTTCCCAAATGGCGTCCCTGTGTCCACTTTACCTCCTTCCATCACCTTG
This portion of the Rhinopithecus roxellana isolate Shanxi Qingling chromosome 2, ASM756505v1, whole genome shotgun sequence genome encodes:
- the FNIP2 gene encoding folliculin-interacting protein 2 isoform X9, producing the protein MVRRKKIAISIIFSLCEKEEAQRNFQDFFFSHFPLFESHMNRLKSAIEKAMISCRKIAESSLRVQFYVSRLMEALGEFRGTIWNLYSVPRIAEPVWLTMMSGTLEKNQLCQRFLKEFTLLIEQINKNQFFAALLTAVLTYHLAWVPTVMPVDHPPIKAFSEKRTSQSVNMLAKTHPYNPLWAQLGDLYGAIGSPVRLTRTVVVGKQKDLVQRILYVLTYFLRCSELQENQLTWSGNHSEGDQVLNGSKIITALEKGEVEESEYVVVTVRNEPALVPPILPPTAAERQNPWPAGFPESPEGTDSRDLVLKPDKEANRRPEQGFEACSTGCQGPASGASWKPQNAFCGEEKNKEVPQDGSSRLSSCEVLGAGMKMDQQAVCEPLKVEMSTRLPDRSVAWPCPDRHLWEKPPTEKVTFQIGSSTSPESDFESRMKKMEERMKACSPSLEAREAADTAQDPQISRSPFKPGFQENVCCPQNRPSEGDEGESDKGFAEDRGSRNDKAADAAGQLSHAADLDAASHRAAGTAGGRLEVATGLYVKAEEGPVLEPVAASCVQRGPGLVAAANIPCGDDNKKAYFRTEGDIPRNESSDSALGDSDDEACTSAMLDLGHGGDRTGGSLEVELPLPRSQSISTQNVRNFGRSLLAGYCPTYMPDLVLHGTGSDEKLKQCLVADLVHTVHHPVLDEPIAEAVCIIADTDKWSVQVATSQRKVADNMKLGQDVLVSSQVSSLLQSILQLYKLHLPADFCIMHLEDRLQEMYLKSKMLSEYLRGHTRVHVKELGVVLGIESNDLPLLTAIASTHSPYVAQILL